A portion of the Leptotrichia trevisanii DSM 22070 genome contains these proteins:
- the glyS gene encoding glycine--tRNA ligase subunit beta has protein sequence MNFLFEIGLEELPAQYVDKAEKDLKKIIENELKAERIKFSGIESFSTPRRVTAIIKDLAEKQDDLDKKSVGPSVEIAYKDGQLTKAGEGFVKSQGATIDDIKIVENEKGKYISIEKFIAGKNTKEILPEILKNAIKKIEFEKSMKWADRTFRFVRPIKWFVTLFDNGEILPFEFEGLKGGNKTRGMRYFASQDIEINNPLDYEKILLENFVIVNGEKRREEILKSIRENGEKDGDTAIINKYLLDEVVNVVEYPYAIKGEFSKDYLQLPEDIITITLETHQRYFPVKDKDGKLSNKFIVIRNAPEYSETVKKGNEKVVEPRLADAKFFFDEDLKNKFTDNVEKLKEVTFQKDMGTIFEKVKRSEKIAEYLISELNLNDKKESIIRTVDLAKADLVSNVIGEKEFTKLQGFMGSVYAEKQGEEKDVALGIFEHYLPRYQGDELPTTVEGAIAGIADKIDTVIGCFAVGLKPTSSKDPYALRRATQGIIQVVLNSKLSFDYKKLIEKAYEIFSNDKKVLEKDVVKDVTEFFKQRIINVLSEKYKKDLINYEINLESNIVELDKKLSELLKLSQTENFEILINLLKRVKNIVKDEKTENLSIDAALFESEEEKALYNFASQLESIENTDFSNYIETLLNNAATINQFFDNVIINVDDEKLKNNRIALLKKLELSIDKMINI, from the coding sequence ATGAATTTTCTTTTTGAAATAGGATTGGAAGAATTGCCGGCACAATATGTGGATAAGGCGGAGAAAGATCTGAAAAAAATAATAGAAAATGAGTTAAAGGCTGAAAGAATCAAGTTTTCAGGGATTGAGTCGTTTAGTACACCTAGAAGAGTTACTGCGATTATAAAGGATTTAGCTGAAAAACAAGATGATTTGGATAAAAAGAGTGTAGGGCCTTCGGTTGAGATTGCCTATAAGGATGGGCAGCTTACGAAAGCTGGAGAAGGGTTTGTGAAGTCGCAAGGTGCTACGATTGATGATATAAAGATTGTTGAAAATGAAAAAGGAAAATATATTTCGATTGAAAAATTTATTGCAGGAAAAAATACTAAGGAGATTTTACCTGAAATATTGAAAAATGCGATAAAGAAAATAGAGTTTGAAAAGTCAATGAAATGGGCGGACAGAACATTTAGGTTTGTAAGGCCGATTAAATGGTTTGTAACTTTGTTTGATAATGGAGAAATTTTACCTTTTGAGTTTGAAGGGCTAAAAGGTGGGAATAAGACTCGTGGAATGAGATATTTTGCTTCTCAGGATATTGAGATTAATAATCCGCTTGACTATGAAAAAATATTGCTTGAAAATTTTGTTATTGTAAATGGTGAAAAAAGAAGAGAAGAAATTTTGAAAAGCATAAGGGAAAATGGTGAAAAGGATGGAGATACTGCTATAATCAATAAATATTTATTGGATGAAGTGGTTAATGTGGTAGAGTATCCTTATGCAATAAAAGGTGAATTTAGCAAGGATTATTTGCAACTTCCTGAAGATATTATCACAATTACATTGGAAACTCATCAAAGATATTTTCCAGTAAAAGATAAAGACGGTAAATTATCTAATAAATTTATTGTTATAAGAAATGCGCCTGAATATTCGGAAACTGTGAAAAAAGGGAATGAAAAGGTTGTAGAGCCAAGACTTGCTGATGCAAAATTCTTCTTTGATGAAGATTTGAAAAATAAATTTACAGATAATGTGGAAAAACTGAAGGAAGTTACTTTCCAGAAGGATATGGGAACAATTTTTGAAAAAGTCAAAAGAAGTGAGAAAATTGCTGAATATCTGATTTCAGAATTGAATTTAAATGATAAGAAGGAAAGTATTATAAGAACTGTAGATTTAGCAAAAGCAGATCTTGTTTCAAATGTAATTGGAGAAAAGGAATTTACAAAATTACAAGGGTTTATGGGTTCAGTTTATGCTGAAAAGCAAGGCGAAGAGAAAGATGTAGCACTTGGAATTTTTGAACATTACTTGCCACGTTATCAAGGAGATGAATTGCCTACAACTGTGGAAGGTGCTATTGCTGGAATAGCTGACAAAATAGATACAGTAATTGGATGTTTTGCAGTTGGACTAAAACCAACAAGTTCTAAGGATCCTTACGCATTAAGACGTGCTACACAGGGAATTATTCAAGTTGTGCTAAATTCAAAATTATCTTTTGACTATAAAAAATTAATCGAAAAGGCTTATGAAATATTTTCAAATGATAAAAAAGTGCTGGAAAAAGATGTTGTAAAAGATGTGACAGAGTTCTTTAAACAAAGAATAATTAACGTGCTTTCAGAAAAATATAAAAAAGATCTTATAAATTATGAGATAAATCTTGAAAGTAATATTGTGGAACTTGATAAAAAATTATCTGAACTGCTGAAATTATCACAAACTGAAAATTTTGAAATTTTGATAAATCTTTTAAAACGTGTAAAAAATATTGTGAAAGATGAAAAAACTGAAAATTTAAGTATTGATGCTGCATTGTTTGAATCAGAAGAAGAAAAGGCATTGTATAATTTTGCTAGTCAATTGGAAAGCATTGAAAATACAGATTTTTCCAATTATATTGAAACATTGCTGAATAATGCGGCTACAATTAATCAGTTTTTTGATAATGTAATTATTAATGTAGATGATGAAAAATTAAAAAATAACAGAATTGCATTGTTGAAAAAATTGGAACTTTCGATTGATAAAATGATAAATATATAA